A part of Paenibacillus sp. 481 genomic DNA contains:
- a CDS encoding helix-turn-helix transcriptional regulator produces the protein MKLERMMAITMLLLNRRRVQAQELANRMEVSLRTIYRDLESLSLAGIPIVSYTGAEGGYEIMDNFRLDRQMLSFDELIALSTALRGLQSTKALNHSNMDRLLDKVGALVSQAEQGRLSEREQVIVDFTPWKKSEAEQNKYETLRMAVNDTKLIQFGYTDGKGSETKRCIEPMGLVLKGYAWYLHGYCLHREDYRIFRLSRIRELQVLPDSYKRREITLSELNQRMAAPRTQNQPTQQHVDLVLQFSGEAKVAVFDLFSEKEIEQLPTGALLVRTTFPDKKWLIGFLLQFQTDVLVVEPNHVAAKVREAALEIAAMYAQ, from the coding sequence ATGAAGCTTGAGCGAATGATGGCCATTACGATGCTTCTATTGAACCGAAGGCGTGTTCAAGCACAAGAGCTAGCTAACCGAATGGAGGTTTCTTTACGCACCATCTACCGGGACTTGGAGTCATTGTCCCTCGCGGGCATCCCTATTGTTTCCTATACAGGGGCAGAAGGTGGTTATGAGATTATGGACAACTTCCGTTTGGATCGGCAGATGTTGTCTTTTGATGAACTTATCGCGTTATCGACTGCGCTGCGCGGTCTCCAGTCGACCAAGGCACTTAATCATTCGAATATGGATCGCCTGCTCGATAAAGTCGGAGCATTAGTCTCGCAAGCGGAGCAAGGACGGTTATCCGAGCGCGAGCAAGTTATTGTCGATTTTACCCCGTGGAAAAAAAGTGAAGCCGAACAAAATAAGTACGAAACGCTACGCATGGCTGTAAATGATACCAAGTTGATTCAGTTTGGCTATACCGATGGTAAAGGTAGCGAAACGAAACGTTGCATTGAACCGATGGGGCTCGTCCTCAAGGGATACGCGTGGTATCTCCATGGTTATTGTTTGCATCGTGAGGACTACCGAATTTTCAGGCTATCTCGAATTCGGGAGCTTCAAGTTCTGCCCGATTCTTATAAGCGCAGGGAAATTACACTTTCTGAACTAAATCAGCGCATGGCAGCGCCACGAACTCAGAATCAGCCAACCCAGCAGCATGTTGATCTGGTCCTTCAATTCTCAGGAGAGGCTAAAGTGGCTGTATTCGACCTTTTTAGTGAAAAGGAGATTGAACAGCTGCCTACGGGCGCACTTCTTGTACGAACCACTTTTCCAGATAAAAAATGGCTGATCGGCTTTTTACTTCAATTTCAGACAGACGTACTTGTAGTTGAGCCTAATCATGTTGCTGCAAAAGTAAGGGAAGCGGCTTTAGAAATAGCGGCTATGTATGCACAGTAG
- a CDS encoding epoxide hydrolase family protein, with protein sequence MIHSEQLFVHSVQSNTSQDAEINPFRIDIPQADLDDLHYRLSRTRWPDALSDVGWDYGVPIDYLKQLVEYWKSNYDWRKHEDLLNQFPQFTTTIDGQNIHFLHVRSPEPEAMPLIITHGWPGSIVEFINIIGPLTDPRAHGGKPENAFHIVAPSIPGFGFSGPTTEVGWNTGRVAQAWAELMRRLGYERYGVQGGDTGSIISLELGRIAPNHVIGVHANGLTAFPSGDPTEWIDLSDIEYERLEQLSDQGYEASGYAIIQATRPQTLSYGLTDSPVGQLAWIVEKFKEWTDPTAKLPEDAVDLDLLLTNVTLYWLTGTAGSSARIYKEGANAWGQPVHKSTVPTGVAVFPHDCSIRRLVEREHHVVHWSEFNRGGHFAAMEAPDLLVADIRKFFGQLR encoded by the coding sequence ATGATTCACTCCGAACAATTATTTGTACACAGCGTCCAGAGCAATACTAGTCAGGACGCCGAAATCAACCCTTTTCGCATCGATATCCCACAGGCAGATCTGGATGATCTGCACTATCGTTTATCCCGCACCCGTTGGCCCGATGCATTATCAGATGTGGGCTGGGACTATGGCGTACCAATAGATTATCTTAAGCAGCTTGTGGAGTACTGGAAGTCTAACTATGACTGGCGTAAGCATGAAGACTTACTGAACCAATTCCCGCAATTTACTACCACCATTGACGGTCAGAACATCCACTTCCTGCACGTTCGCTCACCAGAGCCTGAGGCAATGCCGTTAATCATCACGCACGGTTGGCCAGGCTCCATTGTAGAGTTCATCAATATTATTGGACCACTAACTGACCCTCGTGCTCATGGCGGCAAGCCAGAAAATGCTTTCCATATCGTTGCCCCTTCGATACCGGGGTTCGGCTTTTCGGGCCCGACCACCGAAGTGGGATGGAACACGGGACGCGTAGCTCAAGCATGGGCTGAACTCATGCGTCGTCTAGGCTATGAGCGTTACGGTGTTCAGGGGGGAGACACAGGGTCGATTATCTCGCTAGAGCTTGGACGGATAGCCCCCAACCATGTTATTGGGGTTCATGCCAATGGACTTACAGCGTTCCCATCCGGAGATCCAACAGAATGGATCGACCTCTCGGACATCGAATACGAGCGCTTAGAACAATTAAGTGACCAAGGCTATGAAGCATCTGGCTATGCGATTATACAAGCCACGCGCCCGCAGACACTTTCCTACGGCCTTACTGACTCCCCCGTAGGCCAGCTTGCTTGGATTGTCGAGAAGTTCAAGGAATGGACGGATCCTACCGCCAAGCTCCCCGAAGATGCCGTCGATCTCGATCTCCTCCTGACCAATGTAACGTTATATTGGTTGACCGGAACAGCAGGATCATCGGCTCGCATTTATAAAGAGGGGGCTAACGCTTGGGGCCAACCGGTTCATAAGTCGACAGTTCCAACCGGTGTAGCTGTGTTTCCGCACGACTGTTCGATTCGAAGATTGGTCGAACGAGAGCATCATGTCGTACACTGGTCAGAATTCAATCGCGGGGGTCACTTTGCAGCTATGGAAGCACCTGATCTCTTAGTAGCAGATATACGAAAATTTTTTGGTCAACTTCGCTAA
- a CDS encoding pullulanase-associated domain-containing protein, which translates to MISMKRFGTVISAFLITTLTSTTISIPPAQASGGFPEKVTLVRASQMALGSDTIGGPSSAVTDKIPAGHLRIHYTRADNNYDTYGLWLWEHVAAPSNDWPKGATALPPEKRDGYGAYVDVPLAANASKVGFLVVNRTTGEKEGGDKSVMLTSSMNEVWIKQGDDKVYSSPAGEVAKAIQSAEIVSDAELMLGFTATEGLEEHKLAQSIVVKDRNGELLPIQSVTIQAGKPMVKLMLTKPVNLDLAPLSVEYEGRKVTANIGWRLIDSKYAYNGNDLGATYDNGSVGLKLWAPKASKVTANIFDKQDATIHVGSVDLTRGDHGVWFAKVSPSDLSGKKVTDLRGYFYQYEVTNDGVTKKVLDPYAKSLAEFRVNTKGEAGPDGDTVGKAAIVDLSGTNPQGFGYANIKGYEKREDAIIWEAHVRDFTSDPSIPKGELGARWGSYKAFIDKLPYIKSLGVTHVQLLPVMAWYYGDEAAMDKRELNYSTKGNEYNWGYDPHGYFAPDGAYSENAKDPELRVKELKELIDAIHDADMGVVLDVVYTHTAKTDILNDIVPNYYAFQNANGDFLGDFGNNLATNHAMAEKLMVDSVKYWFDEYKIDGMRWDMMGDATYPAVQKAYDAAAALNPNALFIGEGWRTFKGHMADPSLAGMGADQDWMNKTNSVGVFSDEIRNELKSGFGSEGEPRFITGGARNIQTILNNIKGQPSNTPADDPGDMVPYIEAHDNLPVYDVIAQSIKKDPAIPANNLEIHKRMRIGNLLVLTTQGTAFLHAGQEYGRTKQWKGEGVPEHKYHTFKDQSGKEFGHFVHDSYDSSDAINMFDWTKATDAKKYPVNHVTSEYTKGLIELRKHTNAFRLGDKNVVDSNVTLIKAPEMKENDLVIGYKNVATDGTGQYYVFVNADSKSRKLTLPVDLTSGTVIVDSDEAGVKAVAKRSGYKLKKKSITLDPLSAVVIRM; encoded by the coding sequence ATGATAAGCATGAAACGGTTCGGAACAGTTATTTCGGCCTTTCTAATTACAACGTTGACTTCGACAACCATTAGCATTCCGCCTGCGCAAGCTAGCGGTGGGTTCCCAGAAAAGGTTACTTTAGTTAGAGCGTCTCAGATGGCGCTTGGATCGGACACAATTGGGGGGCCGTCATCGGCTGTTACAGATAAGATTCCGGCAGGACATCTCAGAATTCACTACACACGTGCGGACAATAACTATGATACATATGGTTTATGGCTATGGGAGCATGTGGCTGCACCCTCTAACGACTGGCCAAAAGGTGCAACAGCCCTTCCGCCCGAGAAACGGGATGGATACGGAGCCTATGTGGATGTTCCACTAGCTGCAAATGCTTCAAAAGTAGGGTTTCTCGTCGTCAACCGTACGACAGGAGAGAAAGAAGGCGGCGACAAGTCCGTCATGCTCACTTCGTCCATGAATGAGGTTTGGATTAAGCAAGGAGACGACAAGGTATATTCTTCACCAGCAGGCGAAGTCGCTAAGGCGATTCAATCTGCCGAAATAGTCTCCGATGCCGAGCTCATGCTTGGATTTACGGCAACGGAGGGGCTTGAAGAGCACAAATTAGCGCAATCTATTGTGGTCAAAGATCGAAACGGCGAGTTATTGCCGATTCAGTCCGTAACCATTCAAGCAGGTAAGCCGATGGTGAAATTGATGTTGACTAAACCTGTTAATCTGGATCTGGCGCCATTGTCCGTTGAATACGAAGGACGTAAGGTTACGGCGAATATAGGGTGGCGCTTAATTGATAGTAAGTATGCTTATAACGGCAACGATTTGGGCGCAACTTACGATAATGGAAGCGTGGGGCTGAAGCTGTGGGCGCCGAAGGCGAGCAAGGTTACGGCAAATATTTTTGACAAACAAGACGCTACGATTCACGTCGGAAGTGTAGATCTAACACGAGGAGACCATGGCGTCTGGTTCGCCAAAGTGAGTCCGAGTGATTTGTCTGGAAAAAAGGTTACCGATCTGCGCGGTTATTTTTATCAATATGAGGTTACGAATGACGGTGTAACGAAAAAGGTGCTTGATCCTTACGCGAAGTCGTTGGCAGAGTTCCGTGTGAACACGAAAGGTGAGGCTGGACCTGACGGCGACACCGTAGGAAAAGCGGCAATCGTTGATTTAAGCGGGACGAATCCGCAAGGTTTCGGCTACGCTAACATTAAAGGTTACGAGAAGCGGGAGGACGCGATTATTTGGGAAGCTCATGTTCGCGACTTCACTTCCGACCCTTCTATTCCGAAAGGCGAGCTTGGAGCACGTTGGGGCTCGTACAAAGCTTTTATTGATAAGCTACCATACATTAAGTCGCTTGGCGTTACTCACGTTCAACTGCTGCCAGTCATGGCTTGGTACTACGGTGATGAAGCAGCAATGGATAAGCGTGAGTTGAACTATTCGACGAAGGGAAATGAATATAACTGGGGCTATGATCCCCACGGTTATTTCGCGCCAGACGGTGCTTATTCCGAAAATGCGAAGGACCCTGAACTGCGCGTGAAGGAATTGAAGGAACTCATCGATGCGATTCATGACGCGGATATGGGTGTCGTGCTGGATGTCGTGTACACGCATACGGCGAAGACAGATATTTTGAACGATATTGTGCCGAACTATTATGCTTTCCAAAATGCGAATGGCGATTTCCTTGGAGACTTCGGCAATAATCTAGCGACGAATCATGCTATGGCTGAGAAGCTAATGGTCGATTCGGTCAAATATTGGTTCGATGAGTACAAAATCGACGGCATGCGCTGGGACATGATGGGCGATGCTACGTACCCTGCCGTACAGAAGGCGTACGACGCAGCCGCAGCTTTGAATCCGAACGCACTATTCATCGGAGAGGGCTGGCGCACCTTTAAGGGGCATATGGCTGATCCATCGCTCGCTGGCATGGGAGCTGATCAGGATTGGATGAACAAGACGAACAGCGTCGGCGTATTCTCTGACGAAATTCGCAATGAGTTAAAGTCGGGCTTCGGCTCTGAGGGCGAGCCACGGTTCATTACAGGTGGAGCAAGAAACATTCAGACGATCCTGAACAATATTAAAGGTCAACCAAGCAATACGCCAGCTGATGACCCAGGTGACATGGTGCCTTATATTGAGGCACATGACAACCTTCCTGTATATGACGTTATTGCACAGTCGATCAAGAAAGATCCTGCAATTCCAGCGAATAATCTGGAAATCCATAAGCGCATGCGTATCGGCAACTTGCTTGTTCTGACTACGCAGGGAACAGCATTCCTCCATGCAGGACAGGAGTACGGACGTACGAAGCAATGGAAAGGCGAAGGTGTTCCAGAGCATAAGTACCATACTTTTAAGGATCAGTCGGGCAAAGAGTTTGGTCATTTCGTACACGATTCGTACGACTCGTCGGATGCAATTAATATGTTCGACTGGACCAAGGCTACAGATGCGAAGAAATATCCGGTCAACCATGTGACAAGCGAGTACACAAAGGGGCTTATTGAGCTTCGTAAACATACGAACGCGTTTAGACTCGGCGATAAGAACGTGGTAGATTCCAATGTCACGCTTATTAAAGCGCCGGAAATGAAAGAGAACGATCTTGTTATCGGCTACAAAAATGTTGCGACGGATGGCACTGGTCAGTACTACGTCTTCGTGAACGCGGACAGTAAGAGCAGAAAGCTGACGCTCCCAGTCGATTTGACGTCTGGAACAGTCATTGTCGACAGTGACGAAGCAGGAGTAAAGGCTGTAGCTAAACGGTCCGGCTACAAGTTGAAGAAGAAATCGATTACGCTTGATCCGTTAAGCGCAGTTGTGATTCGGATGTAA
- a CDS encoding NADPH-dependent FMN reductase → MKIVGLAGSNVGTKTRTAMDYTLQVAREKYPDAEIEITLLDLADYDMVFSDGRNYSDYEGDTKFVTETIMAADAIIIGTPTFQASIPATLKNIFDLLPVNAFRDKVVSMLVTAGTARHFLMAEQQLKPILAYMKAHIVPTYVFIEEKDFQRKEIVNDDVMFRIARLVEDTVQLVHAYARIREEKDVEYDF, encoded by the coding sequence ATGAAAATTGTAGGTCTCGCTGGGTCTAATGTCGGAACTAAGACACGTACAGCAATGGATTATACACTCCAAGTAGCGCGTGAAAAATATCCAGATGCGGAGATCGAGATTACTCTGCTTGATCTCGCTGATTACGATATGGTCTTTAGTGATGGCCGTAATTATTCAGATTATGAGGGTGACACCAAGTTCGTTACCGAAACCATTATGGCGGCGGATGCCATCATTATTGGAACACCGACATTCCAAGCTTCTATTCCGGCGACTTTAAAAAATATTTTTGACTTATTACCCGTCAACGCCTTTCGAGATAAAGTCGTGAGCATGCTCGTTACGGCAGGTACAGCTAGACATTTTTTAATGGCGGAACAGCAATTAAAACCAATACTGGCGTATATGAAGGCGCATATTGTACCGACTTATGTATTTATAGAGGAAAAAGATTTTCAACGCAAAGAGATTGTAAATGACGACGTTATGTTCCGTATCGCACGACTAGTAGAGGATACTGTGCAGCTAGTCCATGCGTATGCACGGATTCGAGAAGAGAAAGATGTGGAGTATGATTTTTGA
- a CDS encoding LLM class flavin-dependent oxidoreductase, whose product MKPYRIDPDKGLEIGLYSIGDHLANPHTGTKISAEQRIHELIEAGKLADEAGLDVFAVGESHQTHFTTQAHSVILGAIAQATKKIKIASSATVLSTSDPVRVYEDFATLDLISKGRAEIVAGRGSRVGAYSLLGYDVRDYEELFEEKMELLMKLNNEESVTWEGQFRAPLKNASILPQPQNGQMPIWRAVGGPPASAIKAGVAGVPMMLTTLGGPATSFKYSVDAYREAAEQNGFDPATLPIATTGLLYTAATTQDALREYYPHINAGMQALKGSGYPKQQFAQAVDYRDALMIGSPQQIIEKMLYQYELYGQQRFMAQVDFGGVPFDKIAKNIELLATEIMPAVKKHTAKK is encoded by the coding sequence ATGAAACCATATCGAATCGATCCAGATAAAGGTCTTGAAATCGGTCTATATTCTATTGGAGACCATTTAGCGAATCCACATACAGGCACCAAGATTAGTGCCGAACAGCGGATTCATGAGCTCATTGAAGCAGGTAAGCTCGCTGATGAAGCAGGACTGGATGTATTTGCTGTCGGGGAAAGCCATCAGACGCATTTTACAACACAGGCGCATTCGGTCATTTTAGGGGCCATCGCACAAGCAACAAAAAAGATTAAAATTGCTAGCTCGGCAACGGTGTTAAGTACATCTGACCCTGTTCGGGTGTACGAAGATTTCGCTACCCTCGACCTAATCTCGAAAGGTCGCGCTGAAATTGTCGCTGGGCGTGGTTCACGTGTAGGGGCATACAGCTTACTAGGTTATGATGTACGCGATTATGAGGAATTGTTTGAGGAAAAAATGGAGCTTCTAATGAAGCTGAATAACGAGGAAAGTGTAACGTGGGAAGGGCAATTCCGTGCACCTTTGAAAAATGCATCCATTTTGCCGCAGCCTCAAAATGGCCAGATGCCCATTTGGCGGGCAGTAGGCGGGCCGCCTGCCAGTGCCATTAAGGCTGGAGTTGCAGGTGTACCGATGATGCTGACAACGCTTGGTGGTCCAGCAACTAGCTTTAAGTATTCCGTTGATGCGTACCGTGAGGCAGCAGAGCAAAATGGATTTGATCCCGCGACGTTGCCTATTGCAACGACAGGTTTGTTGTATACAGCTGCAACGACGCAGGATGCGCTGCGCGAGTACTACCCGCATATTAACGCGGGGATGCAGGCTTTGAAGGGCAGCGGTTATCCGAAGCAGCAGTTTGCTCAAGCTGTCGATTATCGTGATGCCCTAATGATCGGTAGCCCTCAACAAATTATTGAAAAAATGCTCTATCAATACGAGCTGTATGGGCAACAGCGCTTTATGGCGCAGGTCGATTTTGGTGGCGTGCCGTTCGATAAGATTGCGAAAAATATTGAACTGCTTGCAACGGAAATCATGCCTGCGGTTAAGAAGCATACAGCCAAAAAATAA
- a CDS encoding ring-cleaving dioxygenase, with protein MYTIAGHHHVTMLTKSAHTNNEFYQNVLGLRRVKKTVNQDDPTMYHLFYGDLTGSAGTELSFFELPIAGRMVRGTNAITQIGLLVPSYDSLVFWKDRFEQLHVKHGDITTYAGRDAIHFEDSEGLRLILINNNGEEIPAHWSAWGDSTVVQQHRILGLGTVEMTVRYLDRLANVLKDMFGYAEIARSEQEAIYQAVAGQAFGEIVIKQQEGPAEKYGRGSVHHLAIRVNNEDELRYWDENVKQRGFQSTGIVDRFYFKSLYFRESNGILFEIATDGPGFTADSTIEDLGKALDLPPFLEARRAEIEAKLKPLD; from the coding sequence ATGTACACCATTGCAGGACACCATCATGTGACGATGCTAACTAAAAGCGCACACACCAATAATGAATTTTATCAAAACGTATTAGGATTACGCAGAGTGAAAAAGACGGTCAACCAAGATGACCCTACGATGTATCACTTATTTTATGGCGATTTAACTGGCAGTGCTGGGACGGAGCTATCTTTTTTCGAACTTCCCATTGCAGGGAGAATGGTGCGTGGGACGAATGCGATTACGCAAATCGGACTGCTCGTGCCGTCGTATGACAGCCTTGTATTTTGGAAAGACCGCTTTGAGCAGCTACATGTCAAGCATGGTGACATTACAACGTATGCTGGCCGAGATGCTATCCACTTTGAGGACTCAGAAGGCTTGCGCTTGATTTTAATAAATAACAACGGTGAAGAAATCCCAGCTCATTGGTCAGCATGGGGTGACTCTACGGTCGTGCAGCAACATCGAATTCTAGGATTAGGTACAGTCGAAATGACCGTGCGCTACCTTGACCGTTTAGCCAATGTATTGAAGGACATGTTCGGTTATGCGGAAATAGCTCGCTCTGAACAGGAGGCCATTTATCAGGCCGTAGCTGGGCAGGCATTTGGCGAGATTGTGATTAAACAACAAGAAGGGCCAGCTGAGAAGTATGGCCGAGGAAGTGTGCATCATTTAGCAATCCGAGTGAACAACGAAGACGAGCTGCGTTATTGGGACGAGAATGTGAAGCAACGTGGCTTCCAATCAACAGGAATTGTAGATCGCTTCTATTTCAAAAGCCTGTACTTCCGTGAATCCAACGGAATTTTATTCGAAATTGCGACTGATGGCCCTGGATTCACTGCGGATTCAACCATTGAAGATCTCGGTAAAGCATTAGATTTGCCACCCTTTTTAGAGGCACGACGCGCTGAAATTGAAGCCAAATTAAAACCACTTGATTAA
- a CDS encoding MarR family winged helix-turn-helix transcriptional regulator, producing the protein MRNNTIGSLIWLRLMRFTTQSNQMSNDFLNRFGLTTAQFDVLMQIRTYQPLTQMELAEKVTVTQGGISRMLVRLEKEGYIVRKLDWKTKTISLTAKGESILEQAMPDQLAFQSSFFDDVLSEEEQKTLYSLMTRVHKHSLSKEIPPE; encoded by the coding sequence ATGCGTAATAATACGATAGGATCATTAATCTGGTTACGCTTAATGCGTTTTACAACCCAGAGCAATCAGATGTCGAATGACTTTTTGAATCGATTTGGATTAACGACAGCACAATTTGACGTACTTATGCAAATTCGCACCTACCAGCCACTCACGCAAATGGAGTTAGCTGAGAAAGTGACGGTTACACAAGGCGGTATTTCGCGTATGCTCGTTCGCCTTGAAAAAGAGGGCTATATTGTACGTAAACTCGATTGGAAAACAAAGACGATTAGTCTTACCGCTAAAGGTGAGTCTATTTTAGAACAAGCGATGCCCGATCAATTGGCCTTTCAATCGTCATTTTTTGACGATGTATTAAGCGAAGAAGAACAGAAAACACTATACTCACTAATGACACGCGTTCATAAACATAGCCTTTCTAAGGAGATACCTCCTGAATAG
- a CDS encoding HAD family hydrolase produces MSIQVVLFDFDGTLADTLPLSFHAFKAVFKQYDNRDVTNDELIAMFGPTEEGIISDNFRDKASVPQAIHDYYSLYEQGHYDSSLSDQAIIDLLQFLKEQNVKIGVITGKSRRAFHVSSEALHLLHFFDIAITGDDVEKAKPDPEGIFKALDTLGIHQSEAVFVGDSNADILAGMAAGIRTYGVQWLSTSQSLVYDVLPDRIFMRVADFRELLAEEIVFHRSR; encoded by the coding sequence ATGTCAATTCAAGTCGTGTTATTTGATTTTGATGGAACCCTTGCTGATACCTTACCCTTATCATTCCATGCCTTTAAGGCCGTATTTAAACAATACGATAACAGAGACGTGACCAACGATGAGCTTATTGCGATGTTTGGGCCAACTGAGGAAGGCATTATTAGTGATAACTTCCGAGATAAAGCTTCCGTTCCACAAGCCATTCACGATTACTACTCCTTATATGAACAAGGTCATTATGATTCAAGCCTCAGCGACCAAGCCATTATCGATTTACTTCAATTTTTAAAAGAGCAAAACGTGAAGATTGGCGTTATAACCGGTAAAAGTAGACGTGCTTTTCATGTTTCATCCGAGGCTTTGCATTTACTGCATTTTTTTGATATCGCGATTACTGGTGATGATGTTGAAAAAGCAAAGCCCGACCCTGAAGGTATATTTAAAGCATTGGATACGCTAGGGATACACCAATCGGAGGCCGTATTCGTAGGAGATAGCAATGCGGACATACTTGCCGGTATGGCCGCGGGGATACGTACTTACGGCGTTCAGTGGCTTTCTACATCCCAAAGCTTGGTCTATGACGTTCTGCCGGATCGAATTTTTATGCGTGTGGCTGATTTTCGTGAGCTGCTTGCTGAAGAGATCGTCTTCCATAGGAGCCGATAG
- a CDS encoding phosphotransferase family protein encodes MVTAYVERIQEVYPDLHIYDVEPNNIGQNNDVLIVSKSLVFRFPKHAPGVEQLKRETDLLKLVGSIVTLPVPDPTYQSFDNMEVGKAFMGYRFIEGAPFWKQDLLDINNPDAEHAIALQLVTFLMQIHAIDTQAVAHSQEECENIHDMMSKLFSHFQEKLFPFMRVEAQHEVSNNFTTFLSNPHNRNIKQTFIHGDFGTGNIIWSPEECTIAGVIDFGGSGLGDPAYDFAGILAGYGEDFFEKCIRLYPNGREIAERVHFYRSTFALQEALHGVEHDDVEAFENGIKEYR; translated from the coding sequence ATGGTCACGGCATACGTTGAACGCATTCAAGAGGTTTACCCTGATTTGCACATTTACGATGTTGAACCGAATAATATCGGCCAAAACAACGACGTACTTATCGTGAGTAAATCGCTCGTATTTCGATTTCCTAAACATGCACCAGGCGTAGAACAATTAAAAAGAGAGACCGATTTATTAAAATTGGTTGGGAGCATCGTAACATTGCCTGTTCCCGATCCTACGTATCAGTCTTTTGACAACATGGAAGTCGGCAAAGCCTTTATGGGCTATCGATTCATTGAGGGCGCTCCTTTTTGGAAACAAGATTTATTAGACATCAACAACCCAGATGCCGAACATGCCATTGCCCTTCAGCTCGTTACTTTCCTGATGCAAATCCACGCTATAGATACCCAAGCAGTAGCCCATTCTCAAGAGGAATGTGAAAATATTCATGACATGATGAGCAAATTGTTCAGCCATTTCCAAGAGAAGCTATTTCCCTTTATGCGTGTAGAGGCCCAACATGAAGTGTCGAATAATTTTACTACCTTTCTGAGCAATCCTCATAATCGGAATATCAAGCAGACCTTTATTCATGGCGACTTCGGTACAGGAAATATCATCTGGAGTCCGGAGGAATGTACAATTGCCGGAGTAATTGACTTTGGCGGCTCTGGTCTAGGTGACCCCGCCTATGATTTCGCGGGAATCCTCGCTGGGTACGGAGAAGACTTTTTCGAAAAATGTATTCGCTTGTATCCCAATGGGCGGGAAATCGCTGAGCGCGTTCATTTTTATCGAAGTACGTTTGCTTTGCAAGAAGCTTTGCATGGGGTAGAGCATGATGACGTAGAAGCTTTTGAAAATGGGATCAAAGAGTATCGATAA
- a CDS encoding GntR family transcriptional regulator, with the protein MNVMFNNRDPVYLQVVQYFKEEIATGKLAAGKEIPSRRELAGLLQINPNTVQRAYKEMEEQKLITTEGNSPSRITMDEQVLSSIRAELLSGAIDVFVESVKKIEVPIDELLHLVREKYELQRVKE; encoded by the coding sequence ATGAACGTCATGTTTAACAATCGCGATCCGGTTTATTTGCAAGTTGTTCAATATTTCAAGGAAGAAATCGCAACAGGCAAGCTAGCAGCAGGCAAGGAAATACCATCCCGGAGGGAACTGGCTGGTCTGCTTCAGATTAATCCCAATACCGTACAAAGAGCTTATAAGGAAATGGAGGAACAAAAGTTGATTACGACAGAAGGTAATTCCCCCAGCCGGATTACGATGGATGAGCAGGTATTGAGCTCGATTAGAGCGGAACTGCTTAGTGGAGCCATTGATGTATTTGTGGAATCGGTCAAAAAAATTGAAGTGCCCATTGATGAGTTGCTGCACCTCGTGAGAGAAAAATATGAATTGCAACGTGTAAAAGAGTAG
- a CDS encoding ABC transporter ATP-binding protein gives MIELDRISKKYGRKKVLDEVSFTAEKGQITCLVGINGVGKSTVMKAIMGLTPVNSGQIRIDGQPLDKRLYEKVVFIPDTLTMPSHMKIGEATQFMQDFYSNWNSQRMQELMSFFKLKKEDRIGDLSKGNAAKVNLLIGLSLDTDYVLMDEPFSGIDIFSREQITNVFTSHLIEDRGVIITTHEIHDIEHLIDKVVLLDQGRVMKEFSAEDVRLKEGKSVVDVMREVYVP, from the coding sequence ATGATAGAACTGGATCGGATTAGCAAGAAGTATGGGAGAAAAAAAGTGTTGGACGAAGTGTCGTTCACGGCAGAAAAAGGGCAAATCACTTGTCTGGTCGGTATTAATGGGGTGGGTAAGTCCACGGTCATGAAAGCCATTATGGGATTGACTCCAGTAAACAGCGGTCAAATTCGGATCGATGGTCAGCCACTGGATAAGCGGCTCTATGAAAAAGTTGTCTTTATCCCAGATACGCTGACAATGCCTTCTCATATGAAAATCGGTGAAGCAACGCAATTTATGCAGGACTTCTACTCCAATTGGAACAGTCAGCGCATGCAGGAACTGATGTCCTTTTTTAAGCTAAAAAAAGAGGATCGAATCGGTGATTTATCCAAAGGAAACGCGGCTAAAGTTAATTTATTGATCGGTTTGTCTCTGGATACCGATTATGTGCTTATGGATGAGCCTTTTTCGGGGATCGATATTTTCAGCAGGGAGCAGATTACGAATGTGTTCACGAGTCATTTAATTGAGGATCGTGGGGTCATTATTACGACGCATGAAATCCACGATATCGAACATTTGATTGATAAGGTCGTCCTGCTGGATCAGGGCAGGGTCATGAAGGAGTTTAGTGCTGAGGATGTGAGATTAAAGGAAGGGAAATCGGTCGTAGATGTAATGAGAGAGGTGTATGTACCGTGA